One Glycine max cultivar Williams 82 chromosome 4, Glycine_max_v4.0, whole genome shotgun sequence DNA segment encodes these proteins:
- the LOC100805762 gene encoding TOM1-like protein 9 isoform X2 produces the protein MLIWDGLEHMQAKDVVKGIKKRIGSKVPRVQILALTLLETIIKNCGDIVHMHVAERDVLHEMVKIVKKKPDYHVREKILILIDTWQEAFGGSRARYPQYYAAYQELLHAGTAFPQRYEQSTPVFTPLQTQPLSSYPQNIRDTVARQDTAESSVESEFPALSLSEIQNARGIMDVLAEMLNALDPGNKEGLQQEVIVDLVEQCRTYKQRVVHLVNSTSDESLLCQGLALNDDLQRVLAKHESIASGTSAQNHTEKPKPVPTGALVDVDGPLVDIGDTSKQTDVRSSSSAEAGSQTLNQLMLPAPPTSNGSAPPAKVDPKVDLLSGDDYNSPKAETSLALVPLGEQQPASPMSQQNALVLFDMFSNGSNAPISVNTQPINIVGQTSPLAPQFQQQTFISQGVFYPNGSVPNVGSPRYEQSPFVQSTGPSWNGQVAQQQQPLSPVYGTASGGSFPPPPWEAQSTDNDSPVAGSQYPQPLQVTQMVMTRLQSGAHPQGPQAMGHDQAVGMYMQPNAVHMSTINNHVQSNQLGLYPQNIQGVAGSYMDMVSHQMHNSPVASMYPQQMYGNQFGGYGYGQQPRVQYVEQQMYGLSVRDDGALRNSNQVSSTSYVPPGKPSKPEDELFGDLVNMAKVKPKFTPDPTGSM, from the exons ATGCTTATCTGGGATGGGCTGGAACATAT GCAAGCAAAGGATGTTGTTAAAGGTATAAAGAAGCGGATTGGAAGTAAAGTTCCTAGAGTTCAAATTCTTGCACTGACG CTGCTGGAGACAATCATAAAGAATTGTGGGGACATTGTCCACATGCATGTTGCCGAGAGAGATGTTCTTCATGAGATGGTGAAAATAGTAAAGAAGAAG CCTGATTATCATGTCAGAGAGAAGATATTGATTCTTATAGATACTTGGCAAGAAGCTTTTGGAGGGTCAAGGGCAAGATATCCACAGTATTATGCAGCATACCAGGAGCTTTTG CATGCTGGCACAGCATTCCCTCAGAGGTATGAGCAATCTACACCTGTATTTACACCGCTACAAACACAGCCATTGTCATCATACCCTCAAAATATACGAGACACTGTTGCTCGGCAAGACACAGCTGAGTCCTCAGTGGAGTCTGAGTTTCCAGCCCTAAG TTTGTCCGAAATTCAGAATGCACGTGGTATTATGGATGTTCTTGCAGAAATGCTCAATGCATTAGACCCTGGTAACAAAGAA GGGCTTCAGCAGGAAGTTATTGTTGATTTAGTGGAGCAATGTCGAACATACAAGCAGAGAGTGGTGCACCTTGTTAATTCAACTTC GGATGAGTCACTGCTTTGCCAAGGCCTAGCTCTGAATGATGATCTGCAGCGTGTCCTGGCCAAGCATGAATCCATTGCTTCAGGAACTTCTGCTCAAAATCATACTGAGAAACCGAAGCCTGTTCCTACTGGAGCACTTGTAGATGTTGATGGTCCTTTGGTTGATATTGGAGACACAAGTAAACAAACAGATGTGAG ATCGTCTTCTAGTGCTGAAGCTGGGTCGCAAACATTAAATCAGCTAATGCTTCCTGCCCCCCCAACATCAAATGGATCAGCCCCCCCTGCAAAGGTTGATCCCAAAGTGGACCTACTCAGTGGTGACGACTATAACTCACCAAAAGCAGAGACTTCACTTGCTCTTGTTCCTCTTGGAGAACAGCAGCCAGCCAGCCCTATGTCTCAACAGAATGCCCTTGTTCTTTTTGATATGTTTTCTAATGGAAGCAATGCACCTATTTCTGTTAATACCCAGCCAATTAATATTGTTGGCCAAACCAGTCCGTTAGCTCCTCAATTTCAACAACAGACTTTCATATCTCAAGGGGTGTTTTACCCCAACGGAAGTGTGCCAAATGTGGGGTCACCTCGGTATGAGCAATCACCTTTTGTGCAGAGCACAGGTCCTTCCTGGAATGGCCAGGTTGCGCAACAGCAACAGCCTCTTTCACCAGTTTATG GTACAGCAAGTGGTGGATCATTTCCGCCACCACCCTGGGAAGCACAATCTACAGACAATGATAGTCCAGTAGCAGGCAGTCAATACCCACAACCACTGCAAGTCACTCAAATGGTTATGACGCGTTTACAAAGCGGTGCACATCCTCAGGGACCTCAAGCAATGGGGCATGACCAAGCTGTTGGAATGTATATGCAGCCAAATGCTGTCCATATGTCAACCATCAATAACCATGTTCAAAGCAATCAATTAGGCTTGTACCCGCAAAATATTCAGGGTGTTGCTGGTTCCTATATGGATATGGTTTCACATCAAATGCATAATAGTCCTGTGGCTTCCATGTATCCTCAACAGATGTATGGCAACCAATTCGGAGGATATGGCTATGGTCAGCAACCAAGGGTTCAGTATGTTGAGCAGCAAATGTATGGTTTATCTGTCAGAGATGATGGTGCTCTGAGAAATTCTAACCAGGTTTCTTCTACATCCTATGTGCCACCGGGGAAGCCTTCCAAGCCAGAAGATGAGTTATTTGGGGACCTTGTTAACATGGCAAaagtgaaaccaaaatttaCTCCTGATCCAACTGGTAGCATGTAA
- the LOC100805762 gene encoding TOM1-like protein 9 isoform X1, giving the protein MVNPLVERATSSMLVGPDWALNMEICDILNRDLGQAKDVVKGIKKRIGSKVPRVQILALTLLETIIKNCGDIVHMHVAERDVLHEMVKIVKKKPDYHVREKILILIDTWQEAFGGSRARYPQYYAAYQELLHAGTAFPQRYEQSTPVFTPLQTQPLSSYPQNIRDTVARQDTAESSVESEFPALSLSEIQNARGIMDVLAEMLNALDPGNKEGLQQEVIVDLVEQCRTYKQRVVHLVNSTSDESLLCQGLALNDDLQRVLAKHESIASGTSAQNHTEKPKPVPTGALVDVDGPLVDIGDTSKQTDVRSSSSAEAGSQTLNQLMLPAPPTSNGSAPPAKVDPKVDLLSGDDYNSPKAETSLALVPLGEQQPASPMSQQNALVLFDMFSNGSNAPISVNTQPINIVGQTSPLAPQFQQQTFISQGVFYPNGSVPNVGSPRYEQSPFVQSTGPSWNGQVAQQQQPLSPVYGTASGGSFPPPPWEAQSTDNDSPVAGSQYPQPLQVTQMVMTRLQSGAHPQGPQAMGHDQAVGMYMQPNAVHMSTINNHVQSNQLGLYPQNIQGVAGSYMDMVSHQMHNSPVASMYPQQMYGNQFGGYGYGQQPRVQYVEQQMYGLSVRDDGALRNSNQVSSTSYVPPGKPSKPEDELFGDLVNMAKVKPKFTPDPTGSM; this is encoded by the exons GCAAGCAAAGGATGTTGTTAAAGGTATAAAGAAGCGGATTGGAAGTAAAGTTCCTAGAGTTCAAATTCTTGCACTGACG CTGCTGGAGACAATCATAAAGAATTGTGGGGACATTGTCCACATGCATGTTGCCGAGAGAGATGTTCTTCATGAGATGGTGAAAATAGTAAAGAAGAAG CCTGATTATCATGTCAGAGAGAAGATATTGATTCTTATAGATACTTGGCAAGAAGCTTTTGGAGGGTCAAGGGCAAGATATCCACAGTATTATGCAGCATACCAGGAGCTTTTG CATGCTGGCACAGCATTCCCTCAGAGGTATGAGCAATCTACACCTGTATTTACACCGCTACAAACACAGCCATTGTCATCATACCCTCAAAATATACGAGACACTGTTGCTCGGCAAGACACAGCTGAGTCCTCAGTGGAGTCTGAGTTTCCAGCCCTAAG TTTGTCCGAAATTCAGAATGCACGTGGTATTATGGATGTTCTTGCAGAAATGCTCAATGCATTAGACCCTGGTAACAAAGAA GGGCTTCAGCAGGAAGTTATTGTTGATTTAGTGGAGCAATGTCGAACATACAAGCAGAGAGTGGTGCACCTTGTTAATTCAACTTC GGATGAGTCACTGCTTTGCCAAGGCCTAGCTCTGAATGATGATCTGCAGCGTGTCCTGGCCAAGCATGAATCCATTGCTTCAGGAACTTCTGCTCAAAATCATACTGAGAAACCGAAGCCTGTTCCTACTGGAGCACTTGTAGATGTTGATGGTCCTTTGGTTGATATTGGAGACACAAGTAAACAAACAGATGTGAG ATCGTCTTCTAGTGCTGAAGCTGGGTCGCAAACATTAAATCAGCTAATGCTTCCTGCCCCCCCAACATCAAATGGATCAGCCCCCCCTGCAAAGGTTGATCCCAAAGTGGACCTACTCAGTGGTGACGACTATAACTCACCAAAAGCAGAGACTTCACTTGCTCTTGTTCCTCTTGGAGAACAGCAGCCAGCCAGCCCTATGTCTCAACAGAATGCCCTTGTTCTTTTTGATATGTTTTCTAATGGAAGCAATGCACCTATTTCTGTTAATACCCAGCCAATTAATATTGTTGGCCAAACCAGTCCGTTAGCTCCTCAATTTCAACAACAGACTTTCATATCTCAAGGGGTGTTTTACCCCAACGGAAGTGTGCCAAATGTGGGGTCACCTCGGTATGAGCAATCACCTTTTGTGCAGAGCACAGGTCCTTCCTGGAATGGCCAGGTTGCGCAACAGCAACAGCCTCTTTCACCAGTTTATG GTACAGCAAGTGGTGGATCATTTCCGCCACCACCCTGGGAAGCACAATCTACAGACAATGATAGTCCAGTAGCAGGCAGTCAATACCCACAACCACTGCAAGTCACTCAAATGGTTATGACGCGTTTACAAAGCGGTGCACATCCTCAGGGACCTCAAGCAATGGGGCATGACCAAGCTGTTGGAATGTATATGCAGCCAAATGCTGTCCATATGTCAACCATCAATAACCATGTTCAAAGCAATCAATTAGGCTTGTACCCGCAAAATATTCAGGGTGTTGCTGGTTCCTATATGGATATGGTTTCACATCAAATGCATAATAGTCCTGTGGCTTCCATGTATCCTCAACAGATGTATGGCAACCAATTCGGAGGATATGGCTATGGTCAGCAACCAAGGGTTCAGTATGTTGAGCAGCAAATGTATGGTTTATCTGTCAGAGATGATGGTGCTCTGAGAAATTCTAACCAGGTTTCTTCTACATCCTATGTGCCACCGGGGAAGCCTTCCAAGCCAGAAGATGAGTTATTTGGGGACCTTGTTAACATGGCAAaagtgaaaccaaaatttaCTCCTGATCCAACTGGTAGCATGTAA
- the LOC100805762 gene encoding TOM1-like protein 9 isoform X3 → MHVAERDVLHEMVKIVKKKPDYHVREKILILIDTWQEAFGGSRARYPQYYAAYQELLHAGTAFPQRYEQSTPVFTPLQTQPLSSYPQNIRDTVARQDTAESSVESEFPALSLSEIQNARGIMDVLAEMLNALDPGNKEGLQQEVIVDLVEQCRTYKQRVVHLVNSTSDESLLCQGLALNDDLQRVLAKHESIASGTSAQNHTEKPKPVPTGALVDVDGPLVDIGDTSKQTDVRSSSSAEAGSQTLNQLMLPAPPTSNGSAPPAKVDPKVDLLSGDDYNSPKAETSLALVPLGEQQPASPMSQQNALVLFDMFSNGSNAPISVNTQPINIVGQTSPLAPQFQQQTFISQGVFYPNGSVPNVGSPRYEQSPFVQSTGPSWNGQVAQQQQPLSPVYGTASGGSFPPPPWEAQSTDNDSPVAGSQYPQPLQVTQMVMTRLQSGAHPQGPQAMGHDQAVGMYMQPNAVHMSTINNHVQSNQLGLYPQNIQGVAGSYMDMVSHQMHNSPVASMYPQQMYGNQFGGYGYGQQPRVQYVEQQMYGLSVRDDGALRNSNQVSSTSYVPPGKPSKPEDELFGDLVNMAKVKPKFTPDPTGSM, encoded by the exons ATGCATGTTGCCGAGAGAGATGTTCTTCATGAGATGGTGAAAATAGTAAAGAAGAAG CCTGATTATCATGTCAGAGAGAAGATATTGATTCTTATAGATACTTGGCAAGAAGCTTTTGGAGGGTCAAGGGCAAGATATCCACAGTATTATGCAGCATACCAGGAGCTTTTG CATGCTGGCACAGCATTCCCTCAGAGGTATGAGCAATCTACACCTGTATTTACACCGCTACAAACACAGCCATTGTCATCATACCCTCAAAATATACGAGACACTGTTGCTCGGCAAGACACAGCTGAGTCCTCAGTGGAGTCTGAGTTTCCAGCCCTAAG TTTGTCCGAAATTCAGAATGCACGTGGTATTATGGATGTTCTTGCAGAAATGCTCAATGCATTAGACCCTGGTAACAAAGAA GGGCTTCAGCAGGAAGTTATTGTTGATTTAGTGGAGCAATGTCGAACATACAAGCAGAGAGTGGTGCACCTTGTTAATTCAACTTC GGATGAGTCACTGCTTTGCCAAGGCCTAGCTCTGAATGATGATCTGCAGCGTGTCCTGGCCAAGCATGAATCCATTGCTTCAGGAACTTCTGCTCAAAATCATACTGAGAAACCGAAGCCTGTTCCTACTGGAGCACTTGTAGATGTTGATGGTCCTTTGGTTGATATTGGAGACACAAGTAAACAAACAGATGTGAG ATCGTCTTCTAGTGCTGAAGCTGGGTCGCAAACATTAAATCAGCTAATGCTTCCTGCCCCCCCAACATCAAATGGATCAGCCCCCCCTGCAAAGGTTGATCCCAAAGTGGACCTACTCAGTGGTGACGACTATAACTCACCAAAAGCAGAGACTTCACTTGCTCTTGTTCCTCTTGGAGAACAGCAGCCAGCCAGCCCTATGTCTCAACAGAATGCCCTTGTTCTTTTTGATATGTTTTCTAATGGAAGCAATGCACCTATTTCTGTTAATACCCAGCCAATTAATATTGTTGGCCAAACCAGTCCGTTAGCTCCTCAATTTCAACAACAGACTTTCATATCTCAAGGGGTGTTTTACCCCAACGGAAGTGTGCCAAATGTGGGGTCACCTCGGTATGAGCAATCACCTTTTGTGCAGAGCACAGGTCCTTCCTGGAATGGCCAGGTTGCGCAACAGCAACAGCCTCTTTCACCAGTTTATG GTACAGCAAGTGGTGGATCATTTCCGCCACCACCCTGGGAAGCACAATCTACAGACAATGATAGTCCAGTAGCAGGCAGTCAATACCCACAACCACTGCAAGTCACTCAAATGGTTATGACGCGTTTACAAAGCGGTGCACATCCTCAGGGACCTCAAGCAATGGGGCATGACCAAGCTGTTGGAATGTATATGCAGCCAAATGCTGTCCATATGTCAACCATCAATAACCATGTTCAAAGCAATCAATTAGGCTTGTACCCGCAAAATATTCAGGGTGTTGCTGGTTCCTATATGGATATGGTTTCACATCAAATGCATAATAGTCCTGTGGCTTCCATGTATCCTCAACAGATGTATGGCAACCAATTCGGAGGATATGGCTATGGTCAGCAACCAAGGGTTCAGTATGTTGAGCAGCAAATGTATGGTTTATCTGTCAGAGATGATGGTGCTCTGAGAAATTCTAACCAGGTTTCTTCTACATCCTATGTGCCACCGGGGAAGCCTTCCAAGCCAGAAGATGAGTTATTTGGGGACCTTGTTAACATGGCAAaagtgaaaccaaaatttaCTCCTGATCCAACTGGTAGCATGTAA
- the LOC100806291 gene encoding protein PEROXIN-4 isoform X1 → MQASRARLFKEYKEVQREKAVDLDIQLVCDDSNIFKWTALIKGPSETPYEGGVFQLAFSVPEQYPLQPPQVRFLTKIFHPNVHFKTGEICLDILKNAWSPAWTLQSVCRAIIALMAHPEPDSPLNCDSGNLLRSGDVRGYQSMARMYTRLAAMPKKG, encoded by the exons ATGCAG GCATCGCGGGCAAGGCTGTTCAAGGAGTACAAAGAGGTGCAGCGGGAAAAGGCTGTTGATCTTGATATTCAACTAGTTTGTGATGattcaaacatttttaaatGGACCGCTCTTATCAAG GGACCCTCTGAGACTCCTTATGAGGGTGGTGTGTTCCAGCTTGCGTTTTCTGTTCCGGAGCAGTATCCTCTACAGCCACCTCAAGTCCGGTTTTTGACTAAAATATTTCACCCAAATGTGCATTTTAAG ACTGGGGAGATTTGCCTAGATatcttgaaaaatgcttggAGCCCCGCTTGGACACTTCAATCTGTCTGTAGGGCTATAATTGCGTTGATGGCCCATCCAGAACCTGACAGCCCACTGAATTGTGATTCAG GCAATCTTCTGCGTTCAGGGGATGTTAGAGGGTACCAATCCATGGCAAGAATGTACACGAGACTCGCGGCTATGCCAAAGAAAGGCTGA
- the LOC100806291 gene encoding protein PEROXIN-4 isoform X2, with translation MQASRARLFKEYKEVQREKAVDLDIQLVCDDSNIFKWTALIKGPSETPYEGGVFQLAFSVPEQYPLQPPQVRFLTKIFHPNVHFKTGEICLDILKNAWSPAWTLQSVCRAIIALMAHPEPDSPLNCDSGNLLRSGDVRGYQSMARMYTRLAAMPKKG, from the exons ATGCAGGCATCGCGGGCAAGGCTGTTCAAGGAGTACAAAGAGGTGCAGCGGGAAAAGGCTGTTGATCTTGATATTCAACTAGTTTGTGATGattcaaacatttttaaatGGACCGCTCTTATCAAG GGACCCTCTGAGACTCCTTATGAGGGTGGTGTGTTCCAGCTTGCGTTTTCTGTTCCGGAGCAGTATCCTCTACAGCCACCTCAAGTCCGGTTTTTGACTAAAATATTTCACCCAAATGTGCATTTTAAG ACTGGGGAGATTTGCCTAGATatcttgaaaaatgcttggAGCCCCGCTTGGACACTTCAATCTGTCTGTAGGGCTATAATTGCGTTGATGGCCCATCCAGAACCTGACAGCCCACTGAATTGTGATTCAG GCAATCTTCTGCGTTCAGGGGATGTTAGAGGGTACCAATCCATGGCAAGAATGTACACGAGACTCGCGGCTATGCCAAAGAAAGGCTGA
- the LOC100807180 gene encoding uncharacterized protein LOC100807180, with protein MAEKEAVEEAQSKFRSEFLQVLRSRRPAQVPLTVELAKPVANPLHQDSPPSIEGIEIMESCPKADIENLEDLLEEENLYLNTEEGEQGRLPLLVLKLKESDKQRKRPAVVFLHSTNKYKEAVRPLLKAYASRGYIAISVDSRYHGERATSATAYRDALISAWKTGETMPFIFDTVWDLIKLADYLTHREDVDPSRIGITGISLGGMHAWFAAVADTRYAVVAPLIGVQGFRWAMDNDKWQARVDSIKPLFEVARDDLGKGAIDKEVVEKVWDRIAPGLASQFDSPYSVPTIAPRPLLIVNGAEDPRCPIAGLEIPRAKASWAYGEFDCLDNFKIITEPGVGHQLTRLQVKESSYWFDRFLKP; from the exons ATGGCGGAAAAAGAAGCCGTTGAAGAAGCTCAGAGCAAGTTCCGATCAGAGTTCCTTCAAGTCCTGCGTAGTAGGCGACCCGCTCAAG TTCCACTAACAGTCGAACTCGCGAAGCCAGTTGCGAATCCTTTGCATCAGGACTCTCCTCCATCGATCGAAGGG ATCGAGATAATGGAGTCGTGTCCGAAGGCTGATATAGAGAACCTTGAAGACTTGCTCGAGGAGGAGAATCTCTACTTGAATACAGAG GAAGGAGAGCAAGGACGGTTGCCTTTGTTGGTTTTGAAGTTGAAGGAAAGCGATAAGCAGAGAAAAAGGCCTGCGGTTGTTTTTCTTCACAGTACGAATAAATACAAAGAAGCCGTGCGTCCATTGCTTAAG GCATATGCTTCGCGAGGATATATAGCAATTTCTGTTGATTCTCGTTACCATGGAGAACGTGCTACCAGCGCAACCGCCTATCGCGAT GCACTTATTTCTGCATGGAAAACCGGTGAGACGATGCCATTCATATTTGACACG GTCTGGGACTTGATTAAATTGGCAGATTATCTAACACACAGAGAGGATGTAGACCCTTCTAGGATAGGAATCACTGGAATATCACTTGGAG GAATGCATGCATGGTTTGCTGCAGTTGCTGATACTCGCTATGCTGTGGTTGCTCCTCTGATTGGCGTTCAG GGATTTCGATGGGCCATGGACAATGATAAATGGCAGGCTCGAGTTGATAGTATAAAGCCTCTTTTTGAGG TGGCTCGTGATGATTTGGGTAAAGGTGCTATTGACAAAGAAGTGGTGGAGAAG GTGTGGGACCGAATTGCTCCCGGTTTAGCTTCCCAATTTGATTCACCTTATTCAGTTCCAACTATCGCACCACGTCCTTTGCTTATTGTTAATG GTGCGGAAGATCCTCGGTGTCCCATTGCAGGCTTGGAAATTCCAAGGGCAAAGGCAAGCTGGGCATATGGAGAGTTTGACTGTTTAGATAATTTCAAG ATTATTACAGAACCTGGAGTTGGACACCAATTAACGAGGCTTCAGGTGAAAGAATCATCTTATTGGTTTGACAGGTTCTTGAAACCTTAG
- the LOC100807180 gene encoding uncharacterized protein isoform X1 → MAEKEAVEEAQSKFRSEFLQVLRSRRPAQVPLTVELAKPVANPLHQDSPPSIEGVSYQHFFFQFLLNLLVQSHENLLQIEIMESCPKADIENLEDLLEEENLYLNTEEGEQGRLPLLVLKLKESDKQRKRPAVVFLHSTNKYKEAVRPLLKAYASRGYIAISVDSRYHGERATSATAYRDALISAWKTGETMPFIFDTVWDLIKLADYLTHREDVDPSRIGITGISLGGMHAWFAAVADTRYAVVAPLIGVQGFRWAMDNDKWQARVDSIKPLFEVARDDLGKGAIDKEVVEKVWDRIAPGLASQFDSPYSVPTIAPRPLLIVNGAEDPRCPIAGLEIPRAKASWAYGEFDCLDNFKIITEPGVGHQLTRLQVKESSYWFDRFLKP, encoded by the exons ATGGCGGAAAAAGAAGCCGTTGAAGAAGCTCAGAGCAAGTTCCGATCAGAGTTCCTTCAAGTCCTGCGTAGTAGGCGACCCGCTCAAG TTCCACTAACAGTCGAACTCGCGAAGCCAGTTGCGAATCCTTTGCATCAGGACTCTCCTCCATCGATCGAAGGGGTATCGtatcaacatttcttttttcaatttctacTTAATTTGCTGGTTCAATCGCATGAGAACCTTTTACAGATCGAGATAATGGAGTCGTGTCCGAAGGCTGATATAGAGAACCTTGAAGACTTGCTCGAGGAGGAGAATCTCTACTTGAATACAGAG GAAGGAGAGCAAGGACGGTTGCCTTTGTTGGTTTTGAAGTTGAAGGAAAGCGATAAGCAGAGAAAAAGGCCTGCGGTTGTTTTTCTTCACAGTACGAATAAATACAAAGAAGCCGTGCGTCCATTGCTTAAG GCATATGCTTCGCGAGGATATATAGCAATTTCTGTTGATTCTCGTTACCATGGAGAACGTGCTACCAGCGCAACCGCCTATCGCGAT GCACTTATTTCTGCATGGAAAACCGGTGAGACGATGCCATTCATATTTGACACG GTCTGGGACTTGATTAAATTGGCAGATTATCTAACACACAGAGAGGATGTAGACCCTTCTAGGATAGGAATCACTGGAATATCACTTGGAG GAATGCATGCATGGTTTGCTGCAGTTGCTGATACTCGCTATGCTGTGGTTGCTCCTCTGATTGGCGTTCAG GGATTTCGATGGGCCATGGACAATGATAAATGGCAGGCTCGAGTTGATAGTATAAAGCCTCTTTTTGAGG TGGCTCGTGATGATTTGGGTAAAGGTGCTATTGACAAAGAAGTGGTGGAGAAG GTGTGGGACCGAATTGCTCCCGGTTTAGCTTCCCAATTTGATTCACCTTATTCAGTTCCAACTATCGCACCACGTCCTTTGCTTATTGTTAATG GTGCGGAAGATCCTCGGTGTCCCATTGCAGGCTTGGAAATTCCAAGGGCAAAGGCAAGCTGGGCATATGGAGAGTTTGACTGTTTAGATAATTTCAAG ATTATTACAGAACCTGGAGTTGGACACCAATTAACGAGGCTTCAGGTGAAAGAATCATCTTATTGGTTTGACAGGTTCTTGAAACCTTAG
- the LOC100809855 gene encoding uncharacterized protein, with the protein MYVLSGWEGSAHDSKVLSDALARKNGLKVPQGKYYLVDCGFPNRRKFLATYRGVRYHLQDFAGHGNDPENEKELFNLRHASLRNVIERIFGIFKSRFTIFKSAPPFLFKTQAELVLACAALHNFLRKECRSDEFPVEPTDESSSSSSVLPNYEDNDHEPIVQTQEQEREDANIWRTNIGSDMWRNANN; encoded by the coding sequence ATGTACGTTCTTAGCGGGTGGGAGGGTTCAGCACATGATTCCAAGGTGTTAAGTGATGCTTTGGCAAGGAAGAATGGACTTAAAGTGCCCCAAGGTAAGTATTATCTGGTGGATTGTGGATTTCCTAATCGACGCAAATTTTTAGCCACATATCGAGGTGTACGATATCATCTACAAGATTTTGCAGGTCACGGTAATGACcctgaaaatgaaaaggaattatTTAATCTTCGGCATGCATCCTTAAGGAATGTGATTGAGAGGATATTTGGTATTTTTAAATCGCGGTTCACAATTTTTAAGTCAGCACCTCCATTTCTATTTAAAACACAAGCAGAGCTTGTGTTGGCATGTGCAGCACTTCATAATTTTCTTCGCAAAGAATGTCGTTCTGATGAATTTCCAGTGGAACCTACTGACgagtcttcatcttcatcttcagtgTTACCAAATTACGAAGACAATGATCATGAACCCATTGTTCAAACACAAGAGCAGGAACGAGAAGATGCTAATATATGGAGAACTAATATAGGTTCAGATATGTGGAGAAATGCTAATAATTAG